Sequence from the Miscanthus floridulus cultivar M001 chromosome 16, ASM1932011v1, whole genome shotgun sequence genome:
ctcagcacagcgagtgggaaggtgagcgtgtgaatccgtacccttcaaccaggacgtctcctgattttataggccttcatagtgcatcaattcCCTTTATCAAGCAGTAAAAACTACCCAATTTAATGACAGAAAATGCTGCAATCAAACAGCATAAACTGACACACCTTATTACTGTTTAAAACggcagtttcaatcacattgaagcACCATTACGCTCAGCATAAAAATAGAAACTGTACAAATAATAGCCTGCCGTACACGTACGCGTCGCGCTCGTCGCgcgatttttcacgcgaaaaatgcgcgCGAGCTGCGCGTGCGTGTAGCAACAGTCTCCTCTCTCATTTTTacctattttgcatagagaggagactcccatatttaagcaaggcaacctctccttgaattagcaatatgggACTATAGCTTGTGCATGCTTTGGAATTTTCAGATTAGGCCAAACATGGGCCTAAATCCAACAATCCCCCACCAATTCCAAAGCTGCTGTACTGAACATTCTTTAAATATACTAGATTTTTAGTATAAGTCCCGTACAAGTTGAActtacacctaaatcaaccaggTCCATCTTCCAGCAGCTTatgaatggactaagccttgaattcatAGCTTTTTGCTGTCAGATTTCTCTTAAAGATCCAACTGGTACTAGGCTGCAAGAACGCCAAGTCCAAATGGAGCTTTTAAAGGTCTTGCTCCTCGATCTTCTCATGAGCTTTCCAAAGAGTACCCCACTCTTATGAACTGCGACCTAACAGTTTAGCTCACATAGGTGTATTCATTTTAGGTATCCTGTAGGACGATATATTTTTTCTCGGTAGACACTAGAATACATTAAGGCATAATAGCCAGCCTTTCATACAGAAGAGAGTACATTTCATGGAACATGggtaattttaattttttttaaacagTCTGTACTCCCTGTTACAATAGTAACTTGTTTTTCTCATTTTCCAAATCAGGGATCTCCTATCAGAGGAAATGAGTTGCCATTACTTTGCAACTAAATGGGTCTCAACCCCATGTCTATGTTTGCAACAGAAATCGCTGTCCGTGCAAGCCCTTTTGTAAAGGGATCTGCTAGATTTTTCTCACTGCGAATATAATTCACagcaattactccggagtttttCAGCTTTCTAACATATTTAAGCCTCCGCTTCACATGTCTCGAGGACTTCGAATTATCCTTAGTACTCGTAACTTTGATCAATACCGTTTGGTTGTCACAGTACATAAGGATTGCCGGAACTGGTTTCTCTACCAGTGGCAAGTCCATGAGTAGCTCTCTTAGCCACTCGGTCTCAACAGTAGCCGTGTCAAGTGCTACAAGCTCAGCTTCCATGGTCGACCGCGTCAAAATGGTCTGTTTACATGACCTCCATGTAACTGCAGCACCTGCTAGTGTAAACACATAGCCACTCGTGGCTTTAATTGCatccgcatcagaaatccagttggaaTCACTATATCCTTCCAATACAGATAGATAACCAGTATAGTGAATTCCATATTCGATTGTACCTCTCAGGTAACGTAGCACTCTCTCCAGTGCATCCCAATGATCCTTCCCTAGATTAGAAGTAAAACGacttaatttgctcacagcaaaaGATATATTAAGACGTGTTGCACCAGCGAGATACAAGAGGGACCCAATTATTTGTGAATATCTCAAATGGTCCAACCCTTCGCCTTTATTTGTCCTTAGCTTTACACTAGCATCGTAGGGCGTAGGGGATACTTTGGCATTCTCAAAGCCAAAGCGACACAGTATTTTTTCCACATAATGAGATTGATTTAGAATAATCCCATTCTCATTTTTGATCAACTTAATATTCAGGATAACACTTGCTTCACCCAGATCCTTCATGTCGAAGCATGAAGATAAGAATGATTTGACCTCGTCAATCATGGCAGTGTTAGTCCCAAATATgagtatatcatccacatacaagcacaagATCACTGTTTGACCCCCACCATGGCGATAGTATACACACTTATCTGCTTCGTTTACAACAAAACCAGCAGAAGTTAAGGTTTGATCAAAATTTTCATGCCATTgtttaggtgcttgttttaggccatataaagATTTTAACAATCTGCAAACTTTACCCTCCTGTCCCTTAGCCACAAAACCATCAGGTTGCTCCATATAGATTTCTTCCTCCAACTCTCCATTAAGAAAAGCTGTCTTTACATCTATTTGATGAATGTGTAGACCATAGGAAGCAGCTAATGCAATGAGCACCCTAATGGTGGTTAACCTGGCCACATGTGAATAGGTGTCAAAAtaatcttctccttctttctgggtaAAGCCTTTGGCCACAAGCCTCACTTTATATTTTTCAATCGTGTCATCTGGTCTCATCTTTTTCTTAAAAATCCACTTACATCCAATAGGTTTGCACCCAACAGGACGTTCAGTGATTTCCCAAGTCTCATTTGTCATGATGGAGTCCATCTCGCTACGGACTGCCTCTTTCCAATAGTCAGCATCCGAAGACGCATAAGCATCAGCCAGAGTCATAGGCACGTCATCCACAAGGTATACAATAAAGTTATCTCCAAAAGATTTCTGAACCTTTTGTCTCTTACTCCTGCGTGGAGTGATGTCTGAATTGTTATCCTCCTCATTATTCTCTCGCAGAGGTATGTTCTCAACTTGTTCAGAGTTAGGAATGGTTGCATCCAGATTTTCTAAAGTACTGCTACTTGGTCTCATAGGAAAGATATCCTCAAAGAAAGTAACATCCTTAGACTCTATTATTGTATCTACTATAATCTCGGGAGTATTGGATTTAACTACCAAGAATCTATAGGCAGGACTATTCTGAGCGTATCCTATAAGAATGCAATCGACTGTTTTTGGCCCAAGTTTCCTTTTCTTCGGCTCTGGAATGTTGACTTTCGCCAAACATCCCCACGTTCGCAGAAAGTTGACATTGGGTTTTCTGCCCCTCCATGCCTCGTATGGAGTTATGTCACTTCTCTTGGTGATAACTCTATTGAGCACAAAATTTACAGTCAAGATTGCTTCCCCCCACCACATCTTTGGCATACCGACACTCTCTAATAAGGCGTTCACCAAATCTGTAAGTGACCGGTTTTTCCTCTCAGCTACACTATTTGATTGTGGTGAATAGGGTGGTGTAAATTCATGGATAATCCCATGCTCAGAACAGAAATTAGAAAAATCATTAGAGATATACTCTCCTCCCCGATCATCTCTAAGTCTCTTAATCTTCTTTTCTAACTGGTTCTCAACCTCTGCCTTATATATTCTAAAATAGTTCAGCGCTTCATCCTTAGACTTCAGCAAGTAAACATAACAGTAACGTGTTGCATCATCAATAAAAGTAAGAAAATACTTTTTTCCTCCTTTAGTCAAAACACCATTCATCTCACATAAATCAGAATGGATCAAATCTAGTGGTGCCAGATTCTTCTCAGACTCTAATGCCTTAAAAGGTTTTCGAGGTTGTTTTGCTTGCACATAAGTTTGGCACTTAGAATTCTTGACTATGTCACATTTAGGAATTAACTCAGATTTGAACATTCTAGCAATTGTATCAAAACCAACATGACAGAACCTCGAATGCCATACATCAGCAGAATTTTTATTCAAACCAGTAGTAATATTCAAACTATAACAAGAATCCATAGTACTtaggcggaacaagcctccgctgtcATAGCCTTTTCCTATAAAAACCCCAAATTTAGACACTAGAACTTTATTCGACTCGAATACTAGCTTATAACCACTCCTACACAGGAGAGACCCACTCAGCAGGTTCTTGTTTATCGCAGGTGCGTGCTGGACATTCTTCAATTGGATGGTTTTCCCTAAAGTGAGCTTCAGATctaccgtaccaacaccaagaacagaAGCACGTGTTCCGTTTCCCATTAGGACACTGGAAGTCCCTGCTGCCTGATATGAAGAAAACAAGGAAGCATCAGAACACACGTGAACATTTGCACCAGTATCAACCCACCAGTCGATAGACTGAAATGTAGAATAAACAATAGGAGATTTACCATACCCTCCTGAAGTCGAGGCCTCGCCAATGGTCACATTAGTGAACTTTTTGCTCAGTTCAGTGGTCCTGTCCTTACGGTCGGGACAATCCTTGGCAAAGTGACCAGGATTACCGCACACAAAACAGGTGAGATTCTTCAGATCCttcttctctgttttcttctttttaaagCTAGTAACCTTATTTGCCTTGGGACCCTTCTTCTTGTTAAATTATTTCTTGTTTTGAACAAAATTGGCACTGTTCTGCACGTTCTTCACCTGCACATCTTTTGCCCTTGCCGTCTCTTCCACATCAAGAGCTGTAATGAGATCTTCAATagaaatctcttctcttttgtgtttCAGAGCTGTAGCAAAATCACGCTACTCTGCAGGAAGTTTAGCAATAATCGCTGCTGCAACAAACTTTGGAGGTAAAGCACATCCCAAATGTGCAATCTCGCCAACCAGAAGCTGGAGGTCGTGTGCTTGAGTTACAATTGATTTAGCACTGTCCATGCTGAAATCAAAGAACTTTTCGCATACATACAGCCAGCGACCGCTTCGGCTTCTGCATATTTTTGCTCCAAATTCTCCCACAGCATGGTGGCCAATGAGTAATTCATATACACATCATAGAGTTGATCCGCCAAAATGGTGAGGATACAGTCCAATGCGGTGTTATTCGCATTCTCAAACTGCATGGTCTGTTCCTCTGTGATGGGAAACATAGGGTATATCACCCACCACAGCCCCAATGACATGAGCCAAAACTTGGCCCTTGTCTGCCATCTGCGGAAGTTCTCACCTCCAAACCTCTCAGGTTTCATGGCATCATATGCATTATTTGCCATTGCTAGATCACAGAAATAGGCACAATCAGGTTTTTGGAATGTTGGAAATAAGTGCCTAATATACATTCCAGATTTTGTTTGGAGAAAAAACTCAtagataaaaaatgatgcaagcacataacataagtaaacAGGCAACATACTGACTAGAACATGATTGcgcaaggaaattactcaatgatcccACGCAAAATGTAGTCGAAtgtgttgaagtagatgttgcagatcaccaagcggtcgcatgtagacgctgcccaaaaacctgattgccgccccgtgcaggagtctcgcggcagtggtttcggagatcccgctctcttcaagtccggtgcacgccgaactcaaaggtcgacgaggcgcagcagcgagaagctcagcatagcgagtgggaaggtgagcgtgtgaatccgtacccttcaaccaggacgtctcctggttttattggccttcatagtgcatcaattcCCTTCATCAAACAGTAAAAACTGCCCAATTTAATGACAGAAAATGCTGCAATCAAACAGCAGAAACTGACACACCTTATTACTGTTTAAAACggcagtttcaatcacattgaagcGCCAGTAATAAGGTGTGCCAGTTTCTGCTGTTTGATTGCAGCATTTTCTGTCATTAAATTGGGCAGTTTTTACTGCTTGATGAAGGgaattgatgcactatgaaggcctataaaaccaggagacgtcctggttgaaggatacggattcacacgctcacctttccactcgctgtgctgagcttctcgctgctgcgcctcgtcgacctttgagttcggcgtgcaccggacttgaagagagcgggatctccgaaaccactgccgcgagactcctgcacggggcggcaatcagatttttgggcagcgtctacacgagaccgcttggtgatctgcaacatctacttcgacacgttcgactacgttttgcgcgggatcattgagtaatttccttgcgcaatcctgttctagtcagtatgttgcctgtttacttgtgttatgtgcttgtattattttttatctatgagtttttcctcaAAACAAAATCTGAAATGTATATTAGGCACTTATTTCCAACAGTAGCTAGGGCGGACAACGATGAATACAGGACTTAAGAAATGGTTAAAAAGATACACATGATTCGGAGAACGAAGACATGCGGCTGGTTTGGTCATCTGGAGTCGGAAGTCGCTCTCAACAAACAGTTGCATCAATGCCTATTATTTCTAGTATTCTGATGTTCATACTAGTATGTCATAGCATCCTGTCGCATACCAGATTGCATCTCGTAGAATATCAAGTTCTTACAGTAGTATATCTGCGCATGCCGTGCGTTGCAATTTGCAAGTACGCACTAGTAATTCTCTGAAACTTTGTCTAGATTCATTCTCACATTCGTCCTTCCATCCTTTTGAGCTCCAATTCAAATCCCAGAGTACACATCGCAGCAGCATCCAAGTGGCCAAGTGGGTGAGTGACTTCCCTACTTCATTCAAGCAATTCAACGCGTACGAAATGTTCACTTCATTGCAGTGGCCGTAAAGCTCTGACCTGTGAACCCGCCCTCCATTGGCACCACACCTGCAAGCTGGAGAGCTGGTCCTGCCCATATCCATGGCATGCGTGCGGTCAAATGCTCTGCCGGACAGAGTGTCTTTGAGTCTGGAAACAAACCCGCAAATGGCTACGGGACAAGGCGCCCGCCCGCCCATCACTGATATTACAGTTCATTTGCTCCCAACCATGGCAAGTACATGTACAGATTACGGAAGCAATGGACGAAGAAAGCAAGGAATCAAGAATCCGATCGAGCTccaccggtggcggcggcggagcggaACGAAAGTTTCCtctttcatcatcagtatcagtAAAAATTGTGAATCGCAATGTTTGTGGGGAGGAGAATGCGGATGGGCAGTAGCTGGCTGGCAGCCCGGCACCTAACCGAACCGGTCGTTGGGCCTGCTACGACGACTCGTAGGCGGCGGCGGTGTCGGCGCCGGCGGGGAGGACGTCGGCGTGCGGGTTGCAGTCGGCGGAGAAGAAATCGTTCTGCTCGAGGAGAGACCGGACGCCGGCGTCCTCCTTGCCGTTGGCGCTCGGGTTGGGCTCCAGCGAGCAGTCGCCGCCCGGGCACACGCAGCACCACGCCGCCGGCGGCGCTGGCGCTGCAGTGGCGGTGCCCGCGCCCGGCCCGGAACCATCGTCGTCGCCGGCGGCAGCATCTCGATCGGCGGCAGCGGCCGCTCTCTCCCGCCGGCTCCACCTCCTCGCAGCCCTCTGCCCACCGGAGGCGGCCTCCTGAACCACCGAGACGCCGCCCCAGCAGGAGGGCAGTCCGCCCCGGATCGCCCTGGCCACCGCCTCGCGCCTCCCCTGCTGCTGCTTCTTGCCCCGCGCCTGCCTCTGCCCTCGCCCATGCTCCTCCCATCCCTCCTCCGCTCCTCTGCCGGTCGACGACGATGACGAAGAAGAAGACGCGGCGGCCGCGCCGGGCTGCCTCCGCCGCCGGAGCGCGTCTCCACCCCCGCCCCCGCCATTGGGCCGGCTCTCCCCGCCCGCATACATGCAACCGCCAGGAAAACCGTCGGTGCGCGCGGCCGCCACCGACGACGGCTCCCTCCCCGCCCGGCCTTGCCGCGGTGGATCGATCGTCGATCGATCAATCGGCCGATCAACAACCGCGGCTCGCTGGTGGCCCAATCCCGCGGCGCCGGCGACGGAGGCGCTGCTGGTTGCGATTGACGGCGCGGGTGGTTTTGGTGGGGATTGGAGGGGCGGGGGTGGGGACGGACGAGGAGGCGCTGGCGAGAAGAGCAACGCACCAAATCCGATTGCGCTATTATTGGGCGAGCGCAGCTTGCAGTTGCTCACGCCTTGGCACGGCGGCAGCTTCGCTTTCGCTAATGCGGCTGCGAAAGGTATATGCAACAGGAGAGAAAACAAAACGTAATCTTTTTTGGGGCCGATTAATTTAACCGCGCTGGTGATCTGGCGAGGTTCCAGTTGGATTTGCGCGGCGGTGTCTAATACGCGACGCGACACGTTCCTAGTTGTGATCGAGATGACATTGGAACGTGATGTTTGGCAGGCTTGGCTGTAGTGTTTTAAAGTGACTTTCAAGTGTAGTGTCTGCTCTTGGTTTCTTGGATGTGGATGGGATTCACAGCCAACGGTCTAAAAGTTAAGCTTTCTTTCTCGTGCTAAACAAAGAAGAGATGCTCCATTTCATGGTTGCGGTCGTTTGGCAGCCTTGACTTTGCGAAGTGTTACGGCTAGCTGTAACATTTTTGCTGATAATTATCTCTTTTGTATCAAACATTAATAGATAATAGACTAACTAATTGTTAGTTCAACCTCTAGATGAACTAAATAAGATAATAATAGTTAATAGGCGGAGAAATATCAATTAAGTGTGTATCCAAACACCCTCCTAGCTAATAGATAGCTAGTCAATTGATAGCCAACTAACATTAGCTATGtgctattagctagctaattacTATCAGCTAATAGATCCAAATAGGATCTTAGATTGACTATGATTTTAGCAAGCACATGCGAGTATATTACATAAAGAAACCTATTTTATCCGTGTTCATTTCGTACCTGAACTTTAATTTTATGTAGTGTATAACTTATAACTCCTGCTTCTTGAAACAGGATCATTGTTTGTCTTTACATCCTGCGTCCTAAAGCAAATGTGCATCTCGTTTCTCAAAATGTCAAACTTTTCTAAATTTGACTTATTTTCTAGAAAACAATATTAATGtttgtatctttaaataaatttctTATTAAAATATATGCTAAAATTAATCTATCGATACTTATTATTACTAGATACATGTCCGTGCGTTGCACCGGGAATACAAATTTTTGCCCACGTCTGCGATGACGGTTTTATTCATTTCTACAAAATAATAAAAAGTTAGTAAACATGGATGGTTACGTGTGCACGCTAGCAGATTGAGGTCTAGGCGGCGCAGATGCTGATCGAGCCCGTCCGTGCTCTCCTCGCCGTGTGCTCGCATGTTGAAGTCCAGACAGCACGGGTACCGATCGAGCTC
This genomic interval carries:
- the LOC136510819 gene encoding uncharacterized protein — protein: MESTDELDRYPCCLDFNMRAHGEESTDGLDQHLRRLDLNLLACTPALAKAKLPPCQGVSNCKLRSPNNSAIGFGALLFSPAPPRPSPPPPLQSPPKPPAPSIATSSASVAGAAGLGHQRAAVVDRPIDRSTIDPPRQGRAGREPSSVAAARTDGFPGGCMYAGGESRPNGGGGGGDALRRRRQPGAAAASSSSSSSSTGRGAEEGWEEHGRGQRQARGKKQQQGRREAVARAIRGGLPSCWGGVSVVQEAASGGQRAARRWSRRERAAAAADRDAAAGDDDGSGPGAGTATAAPAPPAAWCCVCPGGDCSLEPNPSANGKEDAGVRSLLEQNDFFSADCNPHADVLPAGADTAAAYESS